The Archocentrus centrarchus isolate MPI-CPG fArcCen1 chromosome 12, fArcCen1, whole genome shotgun sequence genome includes a window with the following:
- the LOC115789754 gene encoding endonuclease domain-containing 1 protein-like: MLKFATGALILLSWFGGPVHGEISPGFKNCLEFFYENIIPEGITGEGICQVYKNKYRFSTLYDKTRRIPFYSAYILNATTGSRPDTPWKIEPQLASLTAGKEMKNQKKNQKTDQNVRESQAVDEDYKNSGYTRGHLAPSSHQNTEDDRRATFTLTNIVPQMKGSNSGPWSNLEQEMLKRFENCTSKMYVITGAMPYKSEEHKIKDRVHIPEYMWTAYCCESFDPKADQNRFPTYAAVGRNDQNSPEDIVKKDPNNKGYDVKEMSLESLEQILKERLKLPGISLFKNKCKK, encoded by the exons ATGCTGAAGTTTGCAACAGGAGCTCTGATACTTCTGTCCTGGTTTGGTGGACCGGTCCATGGAGAGATCAGTCCTGGCTTTAAAAACTGCCTTgaatttttttatgaaaatattataccAGAGGGTATCACTGGAGAGGGAATATGTCAGGTCTATAAAAACAAATACCGCTTTTCCACCCTGTACGACAAGACCCGTCGTATACCGTTCTACTCTGCATATATCCTCAATGCTACAACTGGTTCAAGGCCTGATACACCATGGAAGATTGAACCACAG TTGGCATCACTCACAGCcggcaaagaaatgaaaaaccaaaaaaagaaccaaaaaacTGACCAAAATGTGAGGGAGAGCCAAGCAGTCGATGAAGACTACAAAAACTCTGGTTATACCAGAGGCCACCTCGCCCCCAGCAGTCACCAAAATACAGAAGATGACAGGAGAGCTACCTTCACCCTTACAAATATTGTTCCTCAGATGAAAGGCTCCAATAGTGGCCCCTGGAGTAACCTGGAACAGGAGATGTTAAAGAGGTTTGAGAACTGCACATCAAAGATGTATGTTATCACTGGAGCCATGCCTTATAAGTCTGAAGAACACAAGATCAAGGACAGGGTGCACATTCCTGAGTACATGTGGACTGCTTACTGCTGCGAGTCGTTCGACCCGAAGGCTGACCAGAACCGCTTTCCTACGTATGCTGCAGTGGGAAGAAATGACCAGAACAGTCCTGAGGACATTGTGAAAAAAGACCCCAATAATAAGGGCTATGATGTGAAGGAGATGTCCTTGGAAAGCCTGGAGCAGATCCTGAAAGAAAGGCTAAAGTTGCCTGGAATCAgtctatttaaaaataaatgcaagaaATAA